One segment of Brassica napus cultivar Da-Ae chromosome C3, Da-Ae, whole genome shotgun sequence DNA contains the following:
- the LOC125584063 gene encoding S-protein homolog 4-like produces the protein MANIQRIQVLVVMIISLRIQIALLQAETIASYVHPNISTLKSIVRITNRLGDGSTLNLHCKSPDDNLGLKILAPNKSWSFTFRPNIWGTTVFYCHFTWPRGHSTHFYIYDDIRDGVHRGIPCIYQFQKSKTQIYNISLKNESFPKITVFTKII, from the coding sequence ATGGCAAATATCCAAAGAATACAAGTTCTTGTGGTAATGATAATATCTCTACGCATCCAAATAGCTCTCTTACAAGCTGAAACCATTGCTTCATATGTTCATCCAAATATCTCTACTCTCAAATCAATAGTGAGGATAACAAATCGCCTCGGTGATGGTTCCACATTAAACCTCCACTGTAAGTCCCCAGACGACAATCTCGGTCTCAAAATTCTAGCTCCGAATAAGTCTTGGTCATTTACGTTTAGACCAAATATTTGGGGGACGACAGTATTTTACTGTCATTTCACATGGCCTCGAGGACACTcaacacacttttatatatacgaTGATATCAGAGATGGTGTTCATAGGGGTATTCCTTGTATCTACCAATTTCAAAAAtctaaaactcaaatctacaatatttctttaaaaaatgaaagctttccaaaaataacagtttttacgaaaattatttaa